Genomic window (Streptomyces cadmiisoli):
ATCGGGCGGGCAGGCCGGGATGGAGAACCGGCCGCTGCGGTGCTCGTGCACGACCCGCGCACTGTCCGGATACCCCCGTGCCATGTGCGGCGGCTGTCTATCCGCGGTCCGGATGCGGCTCGGCAGTGCCGTCGGACGTGGCGTCGAAGCTGGTGTCGGGTCTCGTGCTGAGGATTGCGCGGGCTTGTTCCGCGGCGCGGGCGGTGCTTTCGGAGACGAAGTCCAGGAAGCGGGCGATGCTTTCGAGTCGGATCGCGACCGGGGTGCCCGGGACGAAGACGCGGACGCCCTGTTGCGCCGTCTCGACGAGGTGGGCGATGGCGCGAGCGCTGGCCATCATGGACTGGTACCAGACGTCGTCGTCGACGACGTAGCGTTCACGGCGGCGTTCGCCCTGTTCACGGCGGACGAGGCCTTGGCTGTCGAGGAACGTGATGGCCTTGGAGACGGACGCCGGGCTGACCTGGAGACGCTGGACGAGCTCGGACGCAGTGAGGCTGCCGGAGTCGGTGAGGGTGAGGCAGGCCATCACCCGGGCCATCATCGTGGGCATGCCGGAAGCCATCATGACGGTGGTGAACAGTTCCTCGTACTCGCGCACGGATTCGGCGTCGCGTCCGTAGGCCTGCTCGGGTGCGCCACTCCCTCGTGGCGCGGCCTGCCGGCGGCGCTGGGCGCGGCGTTCGGTGGCGCGGTGGGCCAGGTCTGCGCGGTACGCGGTCGGGCCGCCGTTCCGTATCACTTCACGCGTGATGGTCGAGGTCGGGCGGTCGAGGCTTCTGGCGATTTCCGCGTAGGCGAGGCCGTCGGCCAGCCCCAGCGCGATCTGTTGGCGTTCCTGCTGGGTGAGTCTGCCTCCCGGCATCGCGGTCTCCTTCACGTCTTGTGGTGGCCCTCGGCACCTACAGCATAGCGTTCGCTCCCAATTCATTGCAATGAATCTTATGGCGGACGTTGCGTTATCGGCATGGTCGTTGCAACGATTCTGGGCCATCTACCTGCAATAAAAGGGAACTTGAGCAACAAGAGCGTTGCCAGATCTATGAATGCAACGTAGCTTTTCCTGCATCGGAAACAGCGAGTCACAGGAGAGCATGATGCAGAAGTTCGACACCGCCGCCCCCATCTCCGCCGTCGTCGACATCCAGGCCGGACGGGTCCAGGTCATCGCCGCCGACCGCGCCGACACCACGGTCGAGGTCCGGCCCACGGCCCCTTCCAAGGGCCGGGACGTGAAGCTGGCGGAGCAGACCACCGTCGAATACGCCGACGGCATCCTCCGGATCACGGCAACGGCGGAGACGAAGAACCGGATCCTCGGCGCGTCCGGGTCGGTCGAGGTGACCGTCCAACTGCCCGCGGGCTCCAGCATCGAGGCGAAGTCGGCCGGCGCGGAGTTCCGGGGAGTCGGACGGCTCGGC
Coding sequences:
- a CDS encoding helix-turn-helix domain-containing protein, with amino-acid sequence MPGGRLTQQERQQIALGLADGLAYAEIARSLDRPTSTITREVIRNGGPTAYRADLAHRATERRAQRRRQAAPRGSGAPEQAYGRDAESVREYEELFTTVMMASGMPTMMARVMACLTLTDSGSLTASELVQRLQVSPASVSKAITFLDSQGLVRREQGERRRERYVVDDDVWYQSMMASARAIAHLVETAQQGVRVFVPGTPVAIRLESIARFLDFVSESTARAAEQARAILSTRPDTSFDATSDGTAEPHPDRG